The proteins below come from a single Pseudomonas sp. Teo4 genomic window:
- a CDS encoding histidine kinase: protein MRQPYVLLHQPRPSHQILLHQACNSVGIFNVRVIPELTDLYACLECEPVADVLILDHAMPVAGGMALLERIARNRCTRALLFVGQAGEDSANLACEARRRGLWVLAELPWPLPMPRWQQALQRIQTVISPTHAH, encoded by the coding sequence ATGCGTCAGCCTTATGTGTTGCTTCATCAGCCACGCCCCTCTCACCAGATCCTCCTGCACCAGGCCTGCAATTCGGTAGGCATTTTCAACGTGCGCGTCATTCCAGAACTCACCGACCTGTATGCCTGCCTGGAGTGCGAGCCCGTCGCCGATGTGCTGATCCTCGACCACGCCATGCCGGTGGCAGGCGGCATGGCCTTGCTGGAGCGTATAGCGCGCAATCGCTGCACGCGTGCCTTGTTGTTCGTCGGCCAAGCGGGCGAAGACAGCGCCAACCTTGCCTGCGAGGCCCGTCGGCGTGGGCTCTGGGTGTTGGCCGAGCTGCCTTGGCCATTGCCGATGCCACGCTGGCAACAGGCGCTTCAGCGTATTCAAACTGTCATCTCGCCCACGCATGCTCACTGA
- a CDS encoding DUF3509 domain-containing protein, translating into MERICRLLNDALSPYKTDLGTADASGNRMLSVFDSLGGLTLRRTVSLRQLQEQRLLIDLVDGLHRDLQIAEGRLQPCVISALQQRPSSQGTFA; encoded by the coding sequence ATGGAAAGAATCTGCAGGCTGCTCAATGACGCCCTTTCTCCTTACAAAACGGACCTCGGTACAGCGGATGCCAGCGGTAATCGCATGTTGAGCGTGTTCGACAGCCTTGGTGGCTTGACGCTGCGGCGTACCGTCAGCCTGCGCCAGTTGCAGGAGCAGCGATTGTTGATCGATCTGGTGGATGGCCTGCACCGCGACCTGCAGATCGCAGAAGGTCGTTTGCAGCCCTGTGTGATTTCGGCGCTGCAACAGCGTCCCTCCAGTCAGGGAACCTTTGCCTGA
- a CDS encoding TIGR02285 family protein, translating into MRAPCLLRWLTGLLGLLFALATGPVLAKERLLWLVRDLPPFTILEGAEKGQGVIDRLLPQLIAQMPEYEHDIVRVNRARGIQMLQDPRTLTCDPTLLWTPEREKFVHFSIPSLGVLSGGLLVRRQDQAVVAPYLLEQQVDLKRLLTDTQLKLGIVAERSYSAQVDAILRQLPDEAFSRHYGNDATASLLQMQERGRLKLVLGYRHEVSYLTGQQGGSKDDFLFYPILGVNRFQFLHVGCSDTPLGRQAVAHIDQLLPALRQNTLPEYYARWLDPEQRESYLEQSRHFFDTP; encoded by the coding sequence GCACCTTGTCTGCTTCGATGGCTAACGGGTCTTCTCGGTCTACTGTTTGCCCTGGCGACAGGGCCGGTACTGGCCAAGGAGCGACTGCTGTGGCTGGTTCGCGACCTGCCACCGTTCACAATTCTTGAGGGTGCGGAAAAAGGCCAGGGCGTCATTGACCGCCTGTTGCCACAGTTGATCGCGCAGATGCCGGAGTACGAGCACGACATCGTACGGGTCAACCGAGCCCGCGGTATCCAGATGCTTCAAGACCCGCGCACCCTGACCTGTGACCCGACATTGCTCTGGACACCGGAACGCGAGAAGTTCGTGCACTTTTCCATACCGTCACTGGGCGTGCTGAGCGGTGGCCTGCTGGTGCGCAGGCAAGACCAGGCGGTGGTCGCGCCGTACCTGCTTGAGCAGCAGGTGGACCTCAAGCGGTTGCTGACCGACACTCAGCTAAAACTGGGTATCGTCGCCGAACGCAGCTACAGCGCCCAGGTCGACGCGATTCTGCGCCAACTGCCCGATGAGGCCTTCAGCCGGCATTACGGCAACGACGCCACTGCCAGCCTGTTGCAGATGCAGGAAAGGGGGCGCCTGAAGCTGGTGCTGGGCTATCGGCACGAGGTGAGCTACCTGACCGGGCAGCAAGGGGGCTCGAAAGATGACTTCCTGTTCTACCCCATCCTCGGTGTGAACCGCTTCCAGTTCCTGCATGTGGGTTGCTCGGACACACCATTGGGACGGCAGGCGGTCGCGCATATCGACCAGTTGCTGCCCGCGCTGCGCCAGAACACGCTGCCGGAATACTACGCACGCTGGCTCGACCCCGAACAACGGGAGAGCTACCTGGAACAGAGCCGACACTTCTTCGACACCCCATGA